One part of the Plodia interpunctella isolate USDA-ARS_2022_Savannah chromosome 28, ilPloInte3.2, whole genome shotgun sequence genome encodes these proteins:
- the LOC128681719 gene encoding wee1-like protein kinase: MSEWYRMKNGFNSRHNSSELSVETSCDMSESFNIFSDNLSPIPASIVPRKLDFSSLDDDDGLRNASPAPASMSPPYKRVRGLRLSDSPHTPKTLLEKCSTPSHHPPRSRLFPPKLNAPTGMPSGSSHHLHPPSADDDSALGSLPPDDDDSRVLRRPQANINPFTPDGQALNKKKRALSKTPTWDATPEQPAKRLRESNISRYNIEFVELGVIGRGSFGRVTKCVNKLDGCIYAIKRSLRPVAGSAAERAALTEVYAHAALGKHPHVVRYYSAWAEDDHMIIQNEYCDGGSLQQKMESGPLVESELLMLLQHIADGLTYIHSLELVHMDVKPGNIFVCSDAEPAHDSDDGYDDDDTNKLHHTYKIGDLGHVTCISSPSVEEGDCRYLPKEVLHEDFTHLTKADIFAFGLTLYEAGGGGPLPKNGQQWHDYRDGKLPELPNLSREFNQLLKKMVHPDPNMRPSGAQLRKHPLLHPSGNKSKSQLRRELAAAEMKNELLLRKLQDAARCIKQLTPNLHLNESAKFRTRSAKRLQKPRFDAQLAEMIQSVTSPIRIDRRTDRRGKKM, translated from the exons ATGAGTGAGTGGTACAGAATGAAAAACGGATTCAACAGTAGACATAATTCTTCGGAATTGTCGGTCGAAACATCTTGTGATATGTCCGAATCATTCAACATCTTTTCGGACAATTTGAGCCCTATACCAGCCTCTATAGTGCCTAGAAAGCTGGATTTTAGCAGTTTGGATGACGATGATGGCTTACGAAATGCTTCTCCTGCGCCGGCGTCTATGAGTCCTCCTTATAAGAGGGTCAGAGGTCTAag GTTATCAGACAGTCCTCACACCCCGAAGACGTTGTTGGAGAAATGTTCCACCCCCTCCCACCACCCGCCAAGGTCGAGACTCTTCCCGCCAAAACTCAACGCGCCGACGG GCATGCCGTCTGGCTCGAGTCACCACCTACACCCACCGTCAGCCGATGACGACAGCGCTCTCGGCAGTCTGCCGcctgatgatgatgactcCAGGGTCTTGAGGAGGCCGCAGGCTAACATAAACCCTTTcacacctgatg GTCAAGCGCTGAACAAAAAAAAGCGAGCGTTGTCTAAAACGCCAACGTGGGACGCCACACCCGAGCAGCCGGCGAAGAGACTCAGG GAATCAAACATATCCCGGTACAACATAGAGTTTGTGGAGCTGGGTGTTATCGGCAGGGGTTCGTTCGGCAGAGTCACCAAGTGTGTCAACAAATTAGACGGGTGCATTTACGCTATCAAGAG GTCGCTGCGGCCGGTGGCGGGGTCGGCGGCGGAGCGCGCGGCGCTGACGGAGGTGTATGCGCACGCGGCGCTCGGGAAACATCCGCACGTCGTCAG gtATTACTCGGCGTGGGCGGAGGACGACCATATGATAATACAGAACGAGTACTGTGACGGTGGTTCTTTACAACAGAAAATGGAGAGTGGTCCTCTGGTCGAGAGCGAACTATTGATGCTGTTGCAACACATAGCTGATGGCCTAAC ATACATCCACTCGCTGGAATTGGTGCACATGGACGTGAAGCCCGGCAACATATTCGTGTGCAGCGACGCCGAGCCCGCGCACGACTCCGACGACGGCTACGACGACGACGACACCAACAAGCTGCACCACACCTACAAGATTG GGGACCTGGGCCACGTGACGTGTATATCCTCGCCGTCGGTGGAGGAGGGAGACTGCCGCTACCTGCCCAAGGAGGTCCTGCACGAAGACTTCACGCACCTCACCAAAGCGGACATCTTTGCATTTG GTCTAACGCTATACGAAGCGGGTGGCGGCGGTCCCCTGCCCAAAAACGGACAGCAATGGCACGATTACAGGGACGGGAAGCTTCCGGAACTGCCCAATTTGTCCAGAGAGTTCAATCAATTGTTAAAG AAAATGGTCCACCCGGATCCGAATATGCGGCCGTCGGGCGCGCAGCTGCGCAAGCACCCGCTGCTGCACCCGAGCGGCAACAAGAGCAAGTCGCAGCTGCGCCGGGAGCTGGCCGCCGCCGAGATGAAGAACGAACTGCTGCTGAGGAAGCTGCAGGACGCTGCCAG GTGTATAAAACAATTGACGCCCAATCTCCATTTGAACGAATCGGCGAAGTTTCGCACGAGGTCAGCCAAACGACTACAGAAACCGAGGTTCGACGCTCAACTCGCCGAAATGATACAATCAGTCACGTCGCCAATAAGAatagacagacggacggacaggaGGGGTAAGAAGATGTAA
- the LOC128681720 gene encoding prostaglandin reductase 1-like, giving the protein MVRAKKYVVKRHFQGVPKREDFDVVEHDLPAIKNGEILVKTEWISVDPYQRAYNSRYPTPYDQFGFQLAVVQDSKNPRFPVGSKVVSHKGWRDYTVIDPNAAPTPIDKVYKLPDLKGLSESLSVGAVGMPGATAYFGLLELCKPKPGETVVVTGAAGAVGSIVGQIAKLKGCKVIGFAGSDEKVSWLEKNLGFDNAFNYKTVDAVSALKQAAPKGIDCYFDNVGGELSSIIINQMNLYGRVAVCGSISGYNEDPDKIPKATMIQPALVAKQLKIEGFLVARWHDRWAEAFADLARWISSGQIKVEEHVTEGFDKVFDAFVGMLNGENQGKAVVKV; this is encoded by the coding sequence ATGGTACGCGCGAAAAAATACGTTGTGAAGCGTCACTTTCAAGGTGTGCCCAAAAGGGAGGATTTCGACGTCGTGGAACACGACCTGCCGGCTATCAAGAACGGAGAAATTCTAGTCAAAACCGAATGGATCAGCGTCGATCCTTACCAACGCGCATACAACTCCAGATATCCCACGCCCTATGATCAATTCGGCTTTCAATTAGCCGTGGTGCAAGATTCAAAGAACCCAAGATTCCCTGTTGGTTCGAAAGTCGTCTCGCACAAAGGATGGAGAGACTACACAGTGATCGATCCTAACGCTGCACCAACGCCTATAGATAAGGTGTACAAACTGCCCGATCTTAAAGGCCTGTCGGAGTCTTTGAGCGTTGGAGCTGTAGGTATGCCTGGGGCGACCGCTTACTTTGGTTTATTGGAATTATGTAAGCCAAAACCAGGTGAAACTGTTGTTGTGACCGGCGCCGCCGGGGCGGTTGGGTCGATCGTGGGCCAGATAGCGAAACTCAAAGGGTGCAAGGTGATAGGATTCGCCGGTTCGGACGAGAAAGTGTCGTGGCTCGAAAAGAACCTAGGTTTCGACAATGCGTTCAATTACAAAACCGTCGACGCTGTCTCGGCTCTAAAACAGGCCGCGCCCAAAGGCATCGATTGTTACTTTGATAATGTCGGCGGAGAATTGAgcagtattattataaatcagATGAATTTGTACGGACGTGTCGCTGTGTGCGGTTCTATTAGTGGTTATAATGAGGATCCGGACAAGATTCCGAAAGCGACCATGATACAACCGGCATTGGTGGCTAAACAACTGAAGATCGAAGGGTTTTTGGTGGCAAGGTGGCACGACAGATGGGCTGAGGCGTTTGCCGATTTGGCCAGGTGGATATCCTCGGGGCAGATTAAGGTCGAGGAGCATGTAACTGAAGGTTTCGACAAAGTCTTCGATGCATTTGTAGGGATGCTAAACGGAGAGAACCAGGGCAAAGCGGTTGTGAAGGTTTAA